Sequence from the Helianthus annuus cultivar XRQ/B chromosome 13, HanXRQr2.0-SUNRISE, whole genome shotgun sequence genome:
AAACAATAGAGTTGCATCTTTCCCATTGACTAGCTAAGACATCATTAGACTCAGATTTAACACAGGTTCCATCAACAAATCCTAATTTGTTTTTAGCCATTAAAGCAAGTTTTATAGCATTCGACCATACCACATAATTCTCAGTACCTTTTAATTTGATATTAACGATAGACAGATTACTAGAGTCACTAGCATACAAATACAAAGGATCACTGGCATCTAGTTTGCTTATTAAGGTAACAGAGGACTCTGTTTTGTCAGTCATGATCACACAGAAACAGAACAGAACGAAACAGGACCAGAAAAAAAAACAGAACAAGCAGACAGCAATCAAGCAAGCAAAGAGCAGTTAACCGAAATTTTGAAGAGAACCAACCAAGTAACTCACGAATCACAAAATAAAATAGCAAATAATAACGGCAAAGCTAAACCAATGTTCCAGATCGTTGGTTCATCACTCAAGGTGCCAACGCAGGTCTTAGTGTAGGAGCCACCTAAACCTTTAGACACGAGAAAGGAACAATCTCACCGAGAGGGGTTCCCAAGTTAGGGTTCGCCAAATAAAAAATCACAGCCTataaccttcacttagggttatAAGACTGTGAGCAGAGAAGAAAAAAGCAATCCGGAGAAACACCCTTGATGAATCACGAACAACAGGATCTTTGACCGAAAGTAACAGCCCCCGAAGCAAAGCCGGACGACCACACCTCTGATTGCAGGAGAACAGAGTCACCAATACCTGGATCcgaattaacaaaccctagatttGATCCGGATCTTGCAGATGAACGACGCTGATGAACCACACTCCAGAGATACGCAGCGGAAGGAAATCAGAGCACCAGATCAGCCttggagctctgataccatgtcagaaACTCAAGAATAACAACTGAAGTGAAGCTTTATTGAACTCGAAATCTCAATACAAAAATTATATAGTCATCACAGATTGACTAATACAATAATCGATGTGATGATGTAAAAATCTAATACTCTTACGAAATAACTTGCAAGAGAAAAGAGAAGATTAGAAGATGAATGATCTGTGAGCGTGTAGAGGATAGGGGAGGCAGCGATCCATTTAAGGAGACCCAAAACCACCACAAAAGGAAATTATCTTTGACAGCTAAATGAAATTGCCTTGAGAAAAGTCTTGACAGACTGGACACAAGAGTCGAAACCTCTAGAAGGGGATCAGCGACACAAGAGGAAGCCCAACAACAAGAATATGAAGCCCAGCAATGACAGCCCAAAGAGAGATCCAAATACCCTTGAAAAACCAAAGAAGAGATTAAAAATATAACAAAAGAACGAGTATTAAAACTGAGATATGTTAATGTCTTTAACAGTTCACAATAACTTAGTTCCTTTTGATCCCTACGTCTAAAGTTGAGTTCCGCTCATGAGTAATTATATAAGAGCTTGGCTTGGGGCTTGGGCTCAAGATTAAGCTTGTTTATTAAATCAGCTTTAATTTAGGGCCAAGCTCGTTTGATTTTGGCAATCTAAAATGGTTTACGAGTGGCTCGACTCGTTTAGACCCCTAACTAAGAGTCGTCGACATAGTATTTAAATTGTATGGTGGTGATCCATATTCCTTTAATTCCATTGGGAATTTATTGTAGCATCCAGTTTGGACGAGTGGTCCAACCAATGAATTGAAAAGAATCAACCTTGAAACAGTTCTTTCTGATTATTTATTTTGGAATAATGGATTTAAATAATTCAAACTATTGTTAATTGGCTGCCACTGGTTCCAACTACAAAAATCACCACTAGCATTCTCAATTATTAACATAGTGCCCTCCAATAGACCCTGACTAATAGAACCTTGACGACTTTAGTCATCGGTCGCCATAAAAACGTTTTTGCCCGGAAAACACAACCTTTCCATCCCAAACATCTTTGCAACCTTAGATtggacctttaggaaccttttttaGTAAAACCCCAATTACGAAGGTCACCGGGAAAAAAAATGTGGTCGGAACCCTCCTTTTTGGACAGAAAACTCAACCTTTTTGTCCCAaccctctttgtaaccttagattgGGCCTTTAGTAACCTttttctagaaaaaaaaaaaaaaaaaaaaacaagttattgAGGTCGGCGGAAAACTACTTTTTTGGTTgaaaaactcaacattttcgtctcaaacctctttccaaccttagatcggacctttatgAACTTTTTTTCCGGCTAAAAATGTTTATCCGGCGACTGGCGACTAACGGCGTTAAGGTTTCATTAGTCAAGGGTCCATTGGAGGcaaatatgttaatagttgggactgctaGTGGGGAGTTTTGAAGTTGAGACTGGTAATGGCCAATTAACAATAGTTGGGATTATTTTAATCCATTATTTCATTCATTTTTAGAGGTGAACATGCGAGTTAAAGCTTTGGATCCAGGGGCGGTTCTTAGAAGGGTTGTGGCAGGGCCACGGcccgggcaagtttttcggccgtagtgctaattttctgcatttcgatcgaaattttttatatatactatgtttggcccgggcttgCCCGGAGTTTTTTTAATGTCTGTGTCTTTCAGCCCTGACACGTTCAAcaggcaagatccgccactgtttGAATCATCTTTATTAATTTTGCCTCTTAAAAAAATTATTCCTACTTACAAAGATGGTGACTAGAATCATGAAAGGGGGTTGAGAAAAACACTTTTCGATGTTGATAGAAATGAATGTTTCATAACTTGTCTATAAATCTATGAAAACAAAGGTGTGGAAAAACCTAGATTTAAACCGTTAAATTTAATAAATTATAATATTACAATTATCATTGAACACATAATATAAACACATAGTTACGTTAAAAGCTAGGGAAAATTGCATATTTCTCCTTTAAAAATACTTttaattgcatatttacccaagCCCAATTTAAAGTTGTATACTTCCCCTTATTTGCTAAAATGACTAAGTTACCCtatttaaaattgaaaaaaaaatcctACTCAGATTCATACGAAAAACCAGgttcaaaatacaaaaaaaaaaattaaaaaaaaaaaatctttgtcTCTCTCAGGCTATTCCAaggtaggggtgttcatcgaataacgaattttcgaattattcgaataattttaACTTTTCtttgaattcgaattcgattcgtattcgattaaaacttacccaattcgattcgaatacgtattcgaataaaaaatccaattcatattcgattaaaaattagaattcgaatcgaattcgaataacTTCGATTTGATTAAGTTTcttttaaaacatataaaaagctattaaaataaaacataaattttaaagcagctATAAAGCACGATACTACATTAAAAATTTCCAAATAAAGTATCATAAGTCTAACATTCAAAACGAGAATTCGGGATAACCactacaagttaatatttttagggttagaaatctattgatagatttactacttaggttttagttatgggacatgtagtgggtttggtagcgggtaattttaatacttggaataaattttaaaaataatttatagtatagcccaataaaagttatatatgtattatatataaaaataatagataaaatgtataatttttatttgaattccgaattgaatcgaatttgaaattataaaatcgtattcgatttacttgactcgaattgaatcgaattcgaattcgaattcttataatcgaaagGAATttttgataatcgaatcgaatttaatcgaatttcgaatttttcgaattcgaaacgaattctgaacacccctattCCAAGGTCGTGGAATAAACGGCTGATGATTACGTTGGCAGCAATTCTATCTCTCAAGCAATTCAATCGCCAACGATATCATCTTTCTTAGGCGATTCCTTCTCTCTCAGGCGATTCCATTCTCGGCGCCGGTGATTCAGACAGTCGCGACTCAGCCGGATGGCCATTCTTCCTTAGTCACGATTCCACAGCCAACCGTTTTATAGGTGCGATTCGATTTTGATACTTGTTTCATTATCATGGTCTAATTCAAGGTTTGATACCATCAGCGATTAAAGCCTACTTGGTTACTTGATGCAGAGAGCAGAGTATACAAATTCAAAGTCCACTCACTCCATATGACCATATATACTTACTAAATTTATTGTTGTATATGTTTTGCCTAACCATCTTTGTTTTATTAGATCTTTTATATATATGTCCTGTAATCGTTCCAAATCATTAAAGATACATAACAGATATATTATCATGGTATGCTCTACGAAGCTTGATCAGTTTGTGTGTTTTCAAAAGAGGTAAATATTTAAGTTTTGTAAAATTAAGGGTAAAATAGCCATTATATAATTTATCtttaataaaataaactaaaatgGGTAAATTTGTAATTTTAATAGTTTATGACGGGCATATATGCAATTATAATTTTgaattgggtaaatatgtaattaatAAGATATATAAGGGGAAATATGCAAGGGGTATAACCCGTATAAATTGTGTAAATATGTAATGAATTGGGTATATAAAGATAGTTACGTTAAAAGTTAAGGGGTGAATTGGTTTCTCCTCCTAATTGCATCATTTTCCCAAAATTAACCCGTATAATTACCAATGCTTGAACATTGTTTTCTTATTATAAACTCTAGATCGAGGGCAATTCATCACTAACAATGATTCTTTCAATCATTTCTTATAAATCTCCCAAGAAAACTTTTTTGATTTTATAGTACTTCTTTTCACTAAACAAAAGAAATAGTTTGCTTTGTGCTCACTTCGTGGCTTCATATAGTACTTCAACTATAACTTAATGGCCTATTCTTCAACTTTAGTCATTCACAAGTGCTTCACATATGATGTGTTTTTAAGTTTTAGAGATAAAGATACCCGTAAAAACTTTGTTGATTATCTTTACTTTGCTCTTCAACACAAAAACTTCCGTGCTTGCAATGATGATAAAATAAAGAAAGGGAAAATGATAAATGATGAGCTCATCAAATCCATTAAAGACTCAAAGTTCTACATTATAATATTCTTTAAGAATTATGCATCTTCATCTTGGTGTTTGGATGAACTAGTAAAAATTATGGAGTGCCATAGGAACGCAGTTCAGGTTGTTTACCCGATCTTCTATGATGTAGAACCTTTTGAAATCCGCAAACTAAGTGAGGTACTTGGAAAAGCATTTGCCAAACATGAAAAGTAGAAGCGTGTTGGCAAATGGAAAGAGTTAAAACAGTTT
This genomic interval carries:
- the LOC110901663 gene encoding disease resistance protein RPV1-like; amino-acid sequence: MAYSSTLVIHKCFTYDVFLSFRDKDTRKNFVDYLYFALQHKNFRACNDDKIKKGKMINDELIKSIKDSKFYIIIFFKNYASSSWCLDELVKIMECHRNAVQVVYPIFYDVEPFEIRKLSEVLGKAFAKHEK